Below is a window of Candidatus Hydrogenedens sp. DNA.
TGTTGGGAATATTATTTTAAAGACCGCAGAATCGGTTGCAAAATTTGTTGGAATATTTATGAAGGAACAGCTCCTCAAGTCCTCAATGAACCGTTTAGGGGCAGTGCTTGCTCGAAGTGCACTCCAAGAATTGAAGAAAACGGTTAATCCAAATGAATACCCAGGGGCACCTCTTTTGGGGGTCCAGGGAGTTGTAATTGCCTTACATGGTGCCTCGTCTCCTTTAGGTATAGCAAATGGAATTCGAGGTGCAATTAGATCTGTTAAGTCAGACCTTGTGGGACATATTGGAGAAAAAGTAAAAAAATTTTCAATAAAAGATATTGTAGAACCTGAAGAAAAGTTAGAGATTGGAAAGGACACTTTATCTGATAGTTCTGATAGTATAGATAAGCAACTAATATAGTTTAGTTTATTATTTCAGGAGTTATAACATGGATGGACAAGATATAAAAACAAAAATTTTGGAGTGTGAATGTGGTGCACGATTGGTTCCTCAAGTTGATGGCCATGAGTTAAGAGGGACATGTCCTGCATGTGGTAAAAAGTTGGTAATGAGAATTGACCCTGCAAAGACTGAACAAATACCACCAAAAGATTCACCTCCTCCTCAAGTACAAATTAATAAAGAAGTGGTGAAACTTCCGCTACCAGATGATGGCTTAGAAGAGTCAGGGAGGAGCTATTTGACTTTTTCATCGGATATAAAAATTCGTTCGAGAGAAGCCGCCTCACTGGTAAGTCGGGGGAAGATAGTGGAGGCTATTGCGTTATATCGTTGGATTTGTGAGGAAAATCCAGAACATCGTGATGCATATTATGGTTTAGGTTTTTGTTATTACAAGTTGGGAGATTTGCATAGAAGTCGATGGATGTTGGAAAAGGCTCTGGCTTTGGAACATCCCAATGCAGGAAAACTGTTGATGAAGGTAACACAGAAGATTGAAGAAGAAATGAAATTAAAAAAGCTGAAAGAAGAGGTAAAACGAGAAATTTCAGGTCAGAAAGAGCCCGGAGAATTTATTTTGGATGAATCCGAATGAAAAAGAAACCAAATTCGTCAATTTGATAGATTATTTTCTTGAGCTTGCTGTTTTTGAATGGGGACTTTCTGAAAACACATTAGATACATATAAAAGAAACTTGCTTTCTTTTCTCGATTTTTTGTATGAGAAGCATATAAATGGTTTGGAAAAAGTTGATTCTGCTTTAATACTTGAATATTTACTTAATCTTCAAAAACGAGGACTATCTACGCGTTCTATAGCTCAGCATCTCAGCACATTAAGAGGTTTTTATCGATTTTTATGTGATGAGCAAATAGTGGATACGAACCCTATTGATGTTATAGATACTCCTCATTTATCTCAGAAACTACCCCATTTTATGACAGAAGGCGAAATAGAGCAAATCTTTAAGGTGGCGGAAACTACAAAGAAGAATAAAGAAAGGGACCTTGCTATTTTAGAATTATTTTATTCTTGTGGTTTAAGAATAAGTGAACTATCAAAGATTAGTATCCAAGATATTGTTTTTAATGAGGGTTTATTAAGAGTTCGAGGGAAAGGGGATAAGGTACGTATTGTTCCGTTAGGTAGTAAGGCGATTTCTCGACTTCAAGAATGGTTATCTGTTAGAAATACTGGGAATGTTAAGACTACATGTATATTTGTATCAAGGTCGGGCAAACAAATGGGCAGGACGACATTGTGGCGGATAGTGAAGCAATATGCAATGTTAGCAGGTTTGTCAAAAAAGGTGACTCCGCATACATTTAGACATACGTTTGCTACCCATTTACTTAACAGAGGTGCCGATTTGAGGGTTGTTCAAGAATTGTTAGGACATTCAAATATCTCTACTACTCAGATTTACACACATGTAAGTGTAGAACGGATAACTCGAGCCCATAAGGATGCTCATCCCCGAGCATAATCCTATTTGTGATTTATAAAACAGATTATAATCGTGTGAAAAAATGAATAGTAAGGTATCATAAATGGATTTTTTTGAAATAATTTTATAGTGGGTGTGATAAATAAATATGCAGGCAGGCTCCTAAGTTAAGTAAACTATAGTTCTTTTTAGGTTTATTATAAAAGGAAAGGAGATATTATGGATTATCATAGGTCTATAGTACGGTTTATTATTTTTGCATTGTTAGGATTGGTGATGGAGGTCTTTTTTACAAGTTTCGGAGGTTTAATTAAACATGGTGAAATTAATTTATATGGGCATACCTCGCCATGGATGATGATTGATTATGGTTTATTGGGTATTATAACTCCGTGGTTAAGGAATCCCTTGAAAGCAAATAAGGTTCCATTACCATTGAGGGCATTTGTTTATATGATAGGTATATTTTTTGTTGAGTATGTCTCAGGTATCATCTTTCACAAGGTTATAGGGTTAAAAATTTGGGATTATTCCCATCTTCGCTATAATCTTCATGGACAAATAACCTTACTTTATGCTCCTGCCTGGTATGCACTTGGATTGGGGGTTGAGAAATTGTATGAATGGATAGATAAAGCTTCATGGGCGATACTTACAAAATCTCCAGAAGGCTACCAACCAGAGTAGATAGTTTGTGTCTGTGTTATGGGATGTGTGCATTTTCAAGGATTAAATAATTTGTTTCTATTCCTGTGACTATAGGTATTGAGTTGGTTATGTTTGTTCTGGCACACCAATATATATCTTTTTTAAGTCCGATGGTTCTTAATTTATCAGCATGTGGTGCTGTTTGAAATAATTTCTTAATACCTTCTTTTTCAATTCTTTTTACCCAGTATTCAAATATATCTCTTCCACAACCTATCGATATTTCCAATTGCTGAAGAATGAAACTTGCACTTACCCAGTCTTCTTGAGCAGAGAATTCAGGGGTATCGAATAATCCTGCAGGAACTATTACAAAATCTTTATTTTGTTTTTTTAGAAATTGAATGGTTGCTTTAGCATTGATTGTAGTAGACATAATTATAAAAGGGACATCTCTTCTATATGCTTCAAATAGTAAGCGTGCTCCTGTTGTTGTAGTAAAAATAACTTCTTTCCCCTTGGCATATACCGTTTCCTGTGGGCTGTTTCCAAAATTAAACCCTTCTGGTGGAAGGCCATTTCTTTCACCATACAAGAGAGCGTTTGGAAAAATATGTTTTAGTTGTCGTGCGGTATCTACTTCAGCAACTACGAATATTTTGGTGGCTCCATGATGAAGAAGCATGGATGCTGTAGCACTTGCTCTTAATGCGTCTACAATAATAATACCTAAATGATTTTCTTTACCGTAAATGCAACCTTCTCTACCTTGGATAATGTGAGCTAACATAAAAATAACCTTCCGATTCTTTATTTTTGAAATAATTTAATTTATTAAATAAAAAAATCAAAAAAAGGTACTTTCCAATTTGATTTTTGAGTTTAAATTGTATATCTTACATATATTACAGTAAAAACGTTGGCGTTGATTGGATATTGCCAGTTGCAATATTCATGGAGCCAACAAAAACGATGGGGAGTAACCCACTGGAGGAACAAATATGCCATTCAAAAAAGCAAAAGAAGGTGATAAGCCTTTGACCAAAGCTCAAATCCTTCAACTACTCGCTGAAGAGACAGGGCTAACCAAGAAGACAGTTAATGAACTTCTTCAAAAGTTAGTCGAGCTGGCTTATGCTCAGGCTCCTGCAGGTTTTGTCATTCCCGGATTGGGCAAGCTTGTTGTAGTACAGCGTAAGGCTCGCATCCAAATCAATCCACAGACCAAAGAGAAGATGAAAGTCCCTGCAAAGAAAGTATTGAAATTCAGAATTGCTAAAGCGGCAAAAGACGCAGTTGTTCCACAAAAAAAGTAATGTAGTATACAATTTTTTCAATACTATATATATTACTGCAGTCTGTAAAAGACTGCAGTAATATTTTTTTTTCAGGAATAAATATGGTGATATTGTGGTATAATTTTAATAGGAATGTAATTTGTAAGAAGGAGTAAGAGTTGTTCGGATGTTATATAAAAAAGAATGTTTAATCGGTTGTATATGTCTTTTTTTTATTTTCTCCTATGATGCTTCAACAGAAGTTCATATTCAATCGACGCCTCTTGTTTCAGGTTGTGATATAAATATACAATTGGTTTCAGATATAGAGATAAAAGAGCAGAATATCGATAAACAGATATTTTCTCGTCTGGAAATCTGTGATATGGGTATAGAGGGTTCTGAAGGTTATCCTGAAATTCCAGTATTGCGTCGATTGATAGAAGTTCCAGTTAATGTGAAAAATGTATCTTTTGTCTACGAAGTTATATCTATTAAAGAAGAGAAAGAATTGCTTTATCCTGTTTATCCAGTTCAACCTCCATGGGAAAAATCTATCGGTAAAGAAAAACCTAAATTTATTATCTATTCCAGTGCATACGAACAAGGAAAAGAATATGGAAGAGAGACCATAACCCTTGAGCCTTTCGGGGTAGTCCGTGGAAAGAATTTATACCAAATTTCATATTACCCAATTCATTATATTCCTTCAGAAAATAAAATATTTTTAAGACGTAATGTAAATATTTCCGTTCGCTGGGATAATGCCAAGTCTCTAAAGGTACGAGATAAAAAGTATGAATCAAAATACGTTGATGATTTATGGAAGCCTTTGATAGTAAATAATCTTTCTGATACAAGTAAAGAGAAAATAGAAAGTAACTACACAATACCGACAGGAATGCTCGTTATCGTAGGGTCTAATTTTATTAATAGTAGCAAACTGAATGAATGGATACAATGGAAGACACAGAGGGGTTTTATAATAACAGTTAAGAATGTAGCAGATATTGGATTAAATTCGACATTAATTCGAAACTATATAAAACAGGCTTATGAAAGTTGGGAAATTCCTCCTTCATTTGTAGTTTTAGTAGGCGACGCAAATTATATACCTGCACAGCAAGGTTATGCTTATTATAATCCTGTTACTGATTTATATTATTCGGTTGTAGATGGTGATGAATACTATACACCCGATTTATGGATTGGTCGGATCAGTGCATCTACAATAGCGAATTTAGATAATGCTATTAATAAAATTCTTCAATATGAAAAGGCACAATGGGCACTATCCACACCTTGGTATTTAAAGGCTTCTTTTTTAACAGGTGTTGACCATTATGAAGTGACCGAGCAAACGCATAATTATGTGATAACGAATTATTTTTCGCCTAAAGGTTTCGCTACACAAAAATTATATACAGTAACATATAATGCAACTACTTCTGATGTCTTGTCAGCTATTAATGAGGGGAGGGGTTGGATTGTCTATTCGGGGCATGGTTCTGAAACCGAATGGCAAGACGGGCCTGCAATTACGCAAGATAATTTAAATTCTTTATCTAATACAGTATATCCTTGGGTATTGAGTTTTGCATGCGAAACTGGTCAATTTGGAAGACCTGAATGTTTTGGTGAAACATGGCAACGGGTTCCAGCTGGAGGTGTGGGATTTTTCGGGAGTTCAGAATCTTCATATTGGGATGAAGACGATGTATTGGAAAAATATATTATTCAAAGTTTTTTTGAGAATAAAACATGGACGGCTGGAATGATACTTGCAGGTAAATTAAAATTCTTTAATTTTTACGGCAATATAGGTACAACACAATATTACTTTGAGATGTATAATATTTTGGGAGACCCCTCTACTGAAATATGGATAGGGGAGTTACAGAACCCTGTTATAAACTATAATATATCTGTAAGTCCCGATGGATTGCCATTCCCCTTATATATTGAATGGGAAAATGCCTCTGCAACTTTGAGTAATTCTACGACATTATTTGGGGCTGGTTTAACTGTGTTTGGAAACAATTTAATTCAGTTATCTCCTCCGGGACTTGTTCCTACGCTTACTCTAACCGTAACAGGGAATCCAATTTATCCGATTCAGGTAGAGATTCCAGTTGTACCGGGGTCTGATGGGAGTGTTATTTGGGACAAGTCAGTATATACCGCTTCATCTCTTGCGATGTTGACGCTTTCAGATGCTGACTTGGCAGGACAACAATCAATAGACTTGTCAATAACATCGACAAGTGGTGATTCGGAACAGATGCAATTAATTGAAAAAGAAATACCAGGTTTGTTTCAGGGAACAATTCAATTAACTACAACTAACACGGGACAAAATGATGGAATGCTATCTGTTATCCATGAAGGAATAATTTCCGCAGAATATTATGATGAACATACAGATGAAGGGATTTCACAGATAAAAGTTGCAGAAGCCAATATAGATGCATTTCCACCAGAATTACTACAATTAAACGCTTTTCCTTCAACTCGGAGTTCTGAATTTCAGATTCAAACAAATGAAAATAGTAATGTCAGATTTGAGTATGGATTGCTTTGTTCTACTCCTTTCCCAAATCATGAAGAGTCGATAATGTGGACTACAGACCATAAAATTTTACTAACAGGACTAACTCCAGATACGAAATATTTTTACAGGGTTACTTTAGTTGACCGTGCTGGAAATAGTTATACCAGTGATTGTTCGTTTTTCCAGACTCTCATGCAACCTGATTATTTTACATATAATTATCAAAGCACCATAGTTGATACAGTCCCTATTTCTTACAATCGGATTGTTTTTACACCTGATAATTCACCTGATTATTATTCGGCATGTAAGGAAGATGTAACTAATTTTATGAGAGATACAGGAAACGCAACTCCTATAACATTGGGGGATGATAGTTTTTATTTTCTTGAATTTCCATTAGGCACCAAAGTTTATCTATATGGTACTGAATATACAAGTTGTTATATTGGAAGTAATGGTTATTTGACCTTTACAAGAGGTGATAATGACTATGACGAATCATTAGAAAGGCATTTTTCTATCCCGAGAATATCGCTGTTTTTTGATGATTTAAATCCATCAGCAGGTGGTTCTGTTATCTATCAATTTGAAAAAGATGCTTTTATTGTTACTTATTATCAAGTGATGCGATATGGCTCAGGAGAGGTAAATACACAGGTGGAGTTATTTTATGACGGTAGAATTGCAATTACATGGCTTAATTGTATGAGTTCAAGTTTTATTGCAGGATTGTCAAGTGGAAATGGAGTTCCTGAAAACCTTGAGATATCGGACTTTTTGACGTATGAGGAATGTAAGGTATTGGAAGGTTCAAATGAGGGAATTTTAGAGGGGGAAGGGATTGTCGAGGGGAGCCAAGAAGGGGAAGGAATTATAGAAGGAACGACAGAGGGAATAGTGGAGGGTGAAGGAGTGCTGGAAGGTGAGGGAATAATCGAGGGATTTACAGAAGGTGAGTATATTTATTATTATTCAGCAGATCTGAATCGGGATGGATATCTTAACCTTTCAGAACTGTTGCGAGTTGTTCAGTTTTTTAATATGGAAGGTTATTATTGTGATATAAATAACGTTGAAGATGGATACTCTCCTGGTATTGGTGATGACCATGAATGTGCACCTTATTCAGCAGATTATAATCCACAAAACTGGAAAATTGAGTTTGATGAATTACTCCGTGTTATTCAAATTTATAATTCGGGTAGATATTATCCATGTCCAGGACAAAGCGAAGATAATTTCTGTTTTTAATTTTGTAGATTGATAGTGGATGGGGAAATAGGTTAAATTAGTAAAAGATGTTTATGTCTTTATAATTATAAAAACATTAGTCTGTTATTATGTTAAATAAAGAACGAATATTCCATACACGTGAAATATCTATATTATCTTTTAATGAGCGGGTTCTTCAGGAAGCGGAAGATTCTCGAAATCCTCTTTTAGAACGATTAAAATTCCTTGGAATTTTTTCCTCTAACATGGATGAATTTTTTAAGGTTCGTGTAGCAAGTGTTAAAAGGAGGCTTGAATTAGGTGAACAAAAAATGGCGTATCTTCTTGAAGTTATTGGTGATTTTTCTCGAGAATTGGATGAACGTTTTAGACAAGCCTATCAGACGATTACTGAAGAATTAGCAAATTATGGAATTCGAATATTAACTCATGAAGAGTTAAAAGAATTATCCCCATCTGAATTACAATGGC
It encodes the following:
- a CDS encoding tyrosine recombinase, whose amino-acid sequence is MNPNEKETKFVNLIDYFLELAVFEWGLSENTLDTYKRNLLSFLDFLYEKHINGLEKVDSALILEYLLNLQKRGLSTRSIAQHLSTLRGFYRFLCDEQIVDTNPIDVIDTPHLSQKLPHFMTEGEIEQIFKVAETTKKNKERDLAILELFYSCGLRISELSKISIQDIVFNEGLLRVRGKGDKVRIVPLGSKAISRLQEWLSVRNTGNVKTTCIFVSRSGKQMGRTTLWRIVKQYAMLAGLSKKVTPHTFRHTFATHLLNRGADLRVVQELLGHSNISTTQIYTHVSVERITRAHKDAHPRA
- a CDS encoding putative ABC transporter permease, giving the protein MDYHRSIVRFIIFALLGLVMEVFFTSFGGLIKHGEINLYGHTSPWMMIDYGLLGIITPWLRNPLKANKVPLPLRAFVYMIGIFFVEYVSGIIFHKVIGLKIWDYSHLRYNLHGQITLLYAPAWYALGLGVEKLYEWIDKASWAILTKSPEGYQPE
- a CDS encoding 2-phosphosulfolactate phosphatase, with amino-acid sequence MLAHIIQGREGCIYGKENHLGIIIVDALRASATASMLLHHGATKIFVVAEVDTARQLKHIFPNALLYGERNGLPPEGFNFGNSPQETVYAKGKEVIFTTTTGARLLFEAYRRDVPFIIMSTTINAKATIQFLKKQNKDFVIVPAGLFDTPEFSAQEDWVSASFILQQLEISIGCGRDIFEYWVKRIEKEGIKKLFQTAPHADKLRTIGLKKDIYWCARTNITNSIPIVTGIETNYLILENAHIP
- a CDS encoding HU family DNA-binding protein: MPFKKAKEGDKPLTKAQILQLLAEETGLTKKTVNELLQKLVELAYAQAPAGFVIPGLGKLVVVQRKARIQINPQTKEKMKVPAKKVLKFRIAKAAKDAVVPQKK
- a CDS encoding C25 family cysteine peptidase, coding for MLYKKECLIGCICLFFIFSYDASTEVHIQSTPLVSGCDINIQLVSDIEIKEQNIDKQIFSRLEICDMGIEGSEGYPEIPVLRRLIEVPVNVKNVSFVYEVISIKEEKELLYPVYPVQPPWEKSIGKEKPKFIIYSSAYEQGKEYGRETITLEPFGVVRGKNLYQISYYPIHYIPSENKIFLRRNVNISVRWDNAKSLKVRDKKYESKYVDDLWKPLIVNNLSDTSKEKIESNYTIPTGMLVIVGSNFINSSKLNEWIQWKTQRGFIITVKNVADIGLNSTLIRNYIKQAYESWEIPPSFVVLVGDANYIPAQQGYAYYNPVTDLYYSVVDGDEYYTPDLWIGRISASTIANLDNAINKILQYEKAQWALSTPWYLKASFLTGVDHYEVTEQTHNYVITNYFSPKGFATQKLYTVTYNATTSDVLSAINEGRGWIVYSGHGSETEWQDGPAITQDNLNSLSNTVYPWVLSFACETGQFGRPECFGETWQRVPAGGVGFFGSSESSYWDEDDVLEKYIIQSFFENKTWTAGMILAGKLKFFNFYGNIGTTQYYFEMYNILGDPSTEIWIGELQNPVINYNISVSPDGLPFPLYIEWENASATLSNSTTLFGAGLTVFGNNLIQLSPPGLVPTLTLTVTGNPIYPIQVEIPVVPGSDGSVIWDKSVYTASSLAMLTLSDADLAGQQSIDLSITSTSGDSEQMQLIEKEIPGLFQGTIQLTTTNTGQNDGMLSVIHEGIISAEYYDEHTDEGISQIKVAEANIDAFPPELLQLNAFPSTRSSEFQIQTNENSNVRFEYGLLCSTPFPNHEESIMWTTDHKILLTGLTPDTKYFYRVTLVDRAGNSYTSDCSFFQTLMQPDYFTYNYQSTIVDTVPISYNRIVFTPDNSPDYYSACKEDVTNFMRDTGNATPITLGDDSFYFLEFPLGTKVYLYGTEYTSCYIGSNGYLTFTRGDNDYDESLERHFSIPRISLFFDDLNPSAGGSVIYQFEKDAFIVTYYQVMRYGSGEVNTQVELFYDGRIAITWLNCMSSSFIAGLSSGNGVPENLEISDFLTYEECKVLEGSNEGILEGEGIVEGSQEGEGIIEGTTEGIVEGEGVLEGEGIIEGFTEGEYIYYYSADLNRDGYLNLSELLRVVQFFNMEGYYCDINNVEDGYSPGIGDDHECAPYSADYNPQNWKIEFDELLRVIQIYNSGRYYPCPGQSEDNFCF